A window of Apus apus isolate bApuApu2 chromosome 26, bApuApu2.pri.cur, whole genome shotgun sequence genomic DNA:
AGGGAAATCACACCCTGCTACCCCATTGGGGTCAATACTGGAGAAAAACTACATTATTTCTCCCTACGACTCTGAAGCAGGAGTTCAGTGTAAGACCTGGGTCACgttttgctgctggtttcttgctttctgtgacACAGGCACCTCCCTGACTGTTCTTCACTCCCAACATTGCCCGTGCTAGAAATACACAGTTCTGGCCCAAATCCCAGCACTAATATTCAACTATAATACACTCCATATAATAAACCTTTTCTTCCAAAGGGTGCTGATAAGAGTTTCCATTTTTAGTCGAGGGCAAGCGAACTGTTCATCCTTTATTTGTTGCTGTTGCAGTTGAAGAAGGAGCAGAAgctaatttttaaacttttcctgTAAATAGTGCATTAATGAAGACAGATGGGTCAGCAGTATAAACAAAAACTCTATCTCAGGCTAGATTTGTTCTGGCTTTGTTTCCCAATATAGTAAGCAAAGCACCACCACCCCCGTTCCCATCCTATTAACTGTGTTTGCACTCCAAATGTTGAACTGGGTTATAAGGAAGTTTAAATTAACACTGGGCTGTAGTTTTTCAAATGCTTGAAGCAGATGTTCAAGTGCCAGGaaatcttgcctttttttttttttttttttcccttgtctttaaaaaataatacatgttGCTGGGGCTTGGGCTCagtgtttttcacagaaaatacttaACTGAACCTCTCCCATTATGCTGTAGGTAAGTCAGGCATCAAGCTGACCAGGGCTGTTAAAAACCACAGGATCCTTTGGTATTTCTAGCCTGCTGGAggttctgctttgctttgctctctgagcAGTGTAGGAAGGACAGAGCAGAAGGGCTTAGGAGAAGATGAGTGTCGtttctggctgctgctttggatGATGGTTGCTTTGGGAAATGCTTTCTCCTAAGGCACCTCAGGTTTGGGGAGGCTGATCCTGATGCCTTTAGCTCCAGAGCTACTGCTCACCTGGCAAGGGGCACTGGCTTTGGAAAGAGGTATGTGTCCACAAACTGACATCTGGGCACCTCCAAATGGGAGAAGCACGAGCCAGCACTAGGCTGCTCTCATCCAGCTAACAGGcactgctggggagagggggtgCCCTGCTTTCCTGCCAGAACAAAGTGGGACTCAGCCCCTTCTGCCCAGGCTCTACAGACAGCCCCAAACTGCTGATCTGCCCCCTGTGaaagggctggcagggctggggcagccgtGGCAGAAAAAGCCATGCTGAGCTGTCAAGCTTTAAGGTTTAAAATACCTTCGGGTACCACAGGGTGAGATTGGACTCCAGGATCACACTCAAGAAAGGGATAACTCAAGAAAGCTTTGGGGAGAAATCTGTTTGAGGAGTTTTAGTCCATGTGCAGAGGGCTGAGATGAAGGGAACCTCAAACTTTCAAGTGCTTTGTGAAATCTGGCATTGGTGTTGAGTGTTTTCACAGCAGACACAGCTGTCAGGATTTGTTCAAAGGCCAAGAAACGAGTAAGATGTCTTGGAGTTCATGCTCTTCTGGAGGCATCGTGTGTGTTGATTTAAGAGCAGCAATCCACAACCAAAGCTCTTCCCTCAAATCCCTTGCTGATATGTTATCCAggctcttcctctctttctacCATTTGTTTCTGCTCCCTCTCTTGGCCTGTCCTGCATATCCAGACTGCAACCACTGCCTGACATTTTGCTAAAGAGGGGGCTTCACATCTGCTTATGCTTTCTTATACATATTGAGTtggaaacaaatgaaagcaaaaatacaatGGATATTGATTATTTTGGTGAAACAAGGTTGCTGCCTCCTCTAGCTGAAAGCAGTGATtcatggatggatggatggaaagATAGCTCCATACTGAAGCTGTATTTTTCCAAACCTTTCTAAATGTGGAGTGGGCTTCTGAAATTTAAGCCAAGCATCTGCTAGCACCTTGCTGTAAAATAGatcagaaatgaaagcaaaatcaaagtatgttatttaatgtgaaaatcaattattttagaaacagaagtGGTCACAGAATTAatatggatggatggatggatggatggatggatggatggatggatggagaaaagaaacaaagaaaatgaaaacatgcagTGGAGTATTTTTTCAGGGACTCTTGCTGACATTATCAGGAGTTACAGCTCGTAGCACTGGCTCTTGTCATGCACTCCCCATATTGTTTGTGTCTCTCTACAGGGACAGGTGTATTTAAAGCCAAACACTTGTGAGTTGACAGAAACAACCTTAATCTGCTATATAGTGAAAGCTCTTTATAAACTAACTGCATCCACTGTTTTGGTGCTATTTTGCCTGATCTTTGTCATCTCCCTGCCATGGATACTCAGCAAATGTCTTTGCATGATGACATTCAAAGGTAAGGTAAAAGTAAATATGGTTTTGCTGATAAAGCAGGTGTGGAACCCTCCCAGACACACATTAATTAATGAAACACCCTTCTCAATAGTTATCACCTCAGGTTATCAACAGTATAAGTGCAGCTGAAAGACTCAGCAGatgttcagttttctttcaaaatagcACAATAGGATAAATCTCATGCTTTGAGGTGTTCAGCAGTACAGTCCTGGtttctttataaagaaaattgATTAACATCAAAACACAGGCTGGCCCCTAATTCTAAAAAGCTATCAGTGACATTTTTACTGATCTTGTAAAAATTCAGACATGCAGGTTCAACCACTGATAAAATTACATGCCTGCCCATGTTTGCATTGCACTGTAACACACTGTGCATTATCTGCTCTACTACAACAAATCTCTGGCAGTAAGAGAGTGtgaaggcagctgctctgctttgctacGTGGTCACTTGAAAATCTGCAGTGATTATGGGCAACTACAGTGGGttccttattatttttaaggcatGGATCCTCCTACACTCTGTTCAGAAATGTTGGCACTGTTTAGTCAAGACAGTGGTGCAAGAAACTGCCTGGTGGGATCACTGCCACGGGAACTGTCACAGAAAAGAGATGATAAAAGCAAATGTCGGATTATCTCCCTAATGCTGGATTATCACTCCTAACAAGGTGAATGGTTTGTCTTGGCAAATGGCTTCATAAGAATTGTGGATAGTTTTGAAAGGATCTGTGTGGTCACACTTCAACCGTTGGCTGCTGCAGTTCCTGTCAGCAGAGCAAAATATCACACCTCTTACCAATTCTTGTAACGTGCCAATAACCAGGGGCTGAGGTTGCAGTGTAGCTCAGGGAAAGGTCTGTGAGCAGAGTCAGACTCTGGCAGGGGGGCATCTGCAGCAGCCATCAAGCACCACGGCCCCAGGGGGCACGGCCCGCGGTCTGGAAACAGCACGAGTGGAGACTGTGGAGCTCCACAAGAAACAACACAGCTGAAAGCAATgatcatagagtcacagaacgTCCTGGGCTGtaagggacctctaaaggtcatctagtccccctacaataagcagggacatctcacactagacacgattgctcagagcctcatcaagcctgaccttgaatgtctccagggatggggcttccaccacttccccaggCAACCCATTgcagtgatccaccaccctcacattaaagaactttttcctaatgtccaacctaaatctaccctttactagcttaaaaccatcaccccatGTCCTGTTGTTACACGTCCTagtgagcagctcttccccagcctgcttATAGGTATTGGAAAGGTATTGGAAAGTCGCTATAAGGTCCCCAtggagtctcctccaggctgaacaaccccaactctgtCAATTGATACCCCTGATATATCAAATAATACCCCTGATATATCAGATGATACCCCTGCATGAGTAATTATGCATTGGACACAAGCACACGTGCTCTGGAATGCTGTTTAAACCACTGCAGTGAGTGAACAGTTCTGAAAGCAAGGGAGATAACCGTGGTATAtggtctttaaaaatatctagaGGAGACAAGATCAGCAACCCCCATCTCTGTGCAGCACAATTCAACAGAGAGATTCCATGTAAAATAGGATGGGTACAAGGTTTTATCCAAGTGGGATTACAcacaagcacaaaaataaaacattctgtATTCTACATTATATTACAAAGGCAGGCAGTCAATAAATAGGTCAATAAATTATGGGAAGCACAGAAGAGTACGTGTGAAAATAGGTGAAACTGGGTTTAGCTGGTGCATGATAAAGTCTTTAGTGTTCATTCCCATGAAGTGTTAGAGTGATTCTTTCAAAGACGCTTATCACTTCCAGGGAAGATAACTTTCCCTTAAAAGTGTAAAGCAGATGCAGGGACAGTACAGTAGGCTCTGGTACAGGCTAAAAGAGTCAACGTCACTTACACTTTCCGAAGAATCTGACAAATTTGCAGCTTAGTATAAATAAAGTGACGGGTCTATTGTTTCTCAGCTCCGACACCTCCTTATCGCTGCGATTTGTCGCAGAGAGTGGCGGAAACATGGCATGTGACTCCCTGGGGACAGAGTCGGGGGGGCAAGCTCTGTATGAATTGACAACTGCAGCacatgcagaaaggaaaactccTCTCTAGCTGGCACCAGGGGTTTCCTTTCCTGCCTAGCTCTATGCAGACTAAATGCGATACTTCTACTTGGCCACTTGAATTGGACTACATAGCTGTGTTGTATGCAACTTAATGGACAGGAGGACTAGTTTCTTAGCTGGTATAAACTGTCTGATCTCAAGGATTCAGGAAGTTTAGTGCACTTGTCTCTGCCACCTAAAGCTCTGGCCCTTGAGAGGCAGCACATGGCTAAGGCAACAAAGCCAGCACTGCTCTACACAGGGTGCTTTTGTAATCAACGTGCCCAGGGGGGAGCTTCTTGCCATGGCACATCAGAGCACAGCACCATCCTGGCACTGCTCCTGGGCCCACTGCTTTATCCAGAAAAATGGGAGTAGGAACAGTTCCCTCCTGCTCCAGATGCCAAATCACCCCTGTCAGTTACCTGTAACAGAGGCAGGGAGAGATGAGAGaaaggattaagaaaaaaaggaaagcagtctAACACCTTGTTGTGCTTAGTGTTTTAGGACCTTGAGACTTATTGGGACTTAAGAGATACagagataaattaaaaaaaaataataatataagcATGTAGAGATTTTACACAAAACTATCCAATCTAGGGGTGTATTGCTGAAAATTCACCTATCTTTAATAGCTCTGGAAATCCCTACAGATGGCAGTCAACATTTATAAAGTACAAAAATATGcctttatttctgcaaattTGAATGGGCCTCTTTGGCAGGAAAAGCCCTCCCAAACAATCCAGTGATCTGCTCTATGCCCTGACAGGGAGACAGACTCGGTCATCATTTGGACAGCtaaaagcagcaagaagcaAGCAATGGAACAAAATATACATTCCCTACGGTCGTGCGACTTGCCCATTCCCCTAACAGGAAACATACAATTAACTGTACATGCCTCATTAAATAACCTTATTAAATAGGAAACCCAAAATGTACAAATTTACAGACTGAATCATTAAATACTTCCCCTGTGCACCCCTCTGCGCATGTGCTCCCTCCTACTATCTGCAGCCACACTCTGATACCACCATGCCTTCGTATTTGAACTTGTAGGTGACCACCCCTGCATCTAAGTAGAGAATAGAGATGGGATCGAGTTTGGTGGGCACACAGCAGGCCTTGGAGGCTTTCTGGGGATTCTTCAAGTGAACCAAAGTCTGGACAATGGCATGTTTCGTCGGTGTGACGTGCTCTGTCAAGGGGTAGGCACACACTCCATGGCACTCGTAAGCTTCATATCCTGCTGGGGCGATGATCCAGGAATCCCAGCCAATCTCCTTGAAATCTATGTAGAGTGGAGTCTTTTTACAGTAGTTGCCTTTTGCGTTCCTCCGGATTCGGGCAGTGGAGTCGTAAATGATGTTGGAGCGCATCTGGAGCAGCGCCTCCTCACCAGGCTGCCCATGGAAATTGCCAACCTCCAGGTTCTCCAAGTCCAGGAGCTGCTCGTGGTCTATCATTTCGTTCAGCTCTTGCTTCTCCTCTTTTTTGTCATTGCTTTGGTCGTCAGAGAACACAATCAACAGGGGCTCATGCTTAGCCTCAGAGTTGATGTCGATATCAAGTTTGCCCTCTCCGTTCTGCTCCTCACCTTCCCTGCTCTCTATATGAACTTCCAGCCGGTGTGTGGTCAGTCCTGCCCTTCTCCAACGCCTGATGGCTTCAGTGACCTCAAAGCTCTCCCACTCACTGCTTGTGCCATAGATGTGCCTGGATGCCAGTGCCACTGttgttcttctttcttctcctacCCCCATATGGTCATTTTCCAGCACTTCATAAATGGTGACCTTCCGGTCAAGCCCATCGTAGAGCATTTGGTCACGCTCCACCAAGGTGTAGAGCCTCAGCTCTGCCATGGTGATTTCTTCATGGTGAGGGATGGAAACATTGAAGAGAAGAGGGTATTTCCGAATTCCTGTAACACCAACAGGGTGGGAAGCCAAGTCTGGAAATGACAAAGATCAAATATTTTAGCAGGGTCAACACATCCCGCAACACACACACTGAAGTTCACCTGACATGCTTTGCTCTGCTTAGATTCAGTCAAACAGCTCCAGGAGACTGTTTCATCATTTCCCAAAGTCATGCCTTGAAAAAAGACTGACTTCATTTTAGTTGTCACAGGAGAACGAGATCCCAGACATGATAAAGAAcataaaactggatttttagATTCTCCTTCTATCCCCATGACTTCCCGGGACTTCCTTATCACCTGGCAGtactatatattaaaaatgtgttgtcTAATaccaataaaaataacttctcgGTTGCTGCACAGCAACTATTTAAGAAATGAGGGAAAACATTCATCAGTgtaggagaggaaggaaagaagggcATGGCATCTGAGTGAACATCTAAACTGCACATGCAAGAATCACAGGCTGTGTCTGCTCAGTGGTTCTGGGCTAGCAGGTATTCCCTTCTGCTGAAACATCCCTCAGAAGGTGAAAGGGAGGAGAAGTTGCTTCAGAGGGTGTAAAGGCTTCTGGTTAGGAAAGGCAGGTGGTGAACATCCAGAGTGAGCCACCAGTCAACAGAAATCCTGCCACAGGATGGGCTTTCATTGAGCAGTGAAACAGCTGTACTCAGCCAGGCACTTTTGGCAGCTTTAGTTAATAAAACATATAGGAAGCACATATCTGCTTGTCCATCAAGCTGTCTGTCCTATCTGCATTGCTTGTTTCTACACAGGCAATATGCATTTCTTCACACAATGCAGGAATCTGAGCTAACAACTGTGTATTTGTTGCTGacaagggcttgcagtgagaggacaaagggtaatgattttaaactgaaagaagagagacttaGGTTAGAGATGAGGcggaaattcttcagtgtgagggtggtgagacactggaacaggctgcccagggatgttgtgggggttccatccctggaggtgttgaagggcaggttgggtggggctctgagcagcttgttctagtgggaggtgtccctgcccatgcagggggttggaactcaatgatctttaaggtcccttccaactcaaaaaattctgtgattctgtgacttacTCTCTGCTTGGAACTCAGAAGACAGATTAGGCCATGGGACTATGAGTAACATTTCTGCAAAGGCAAACTACTTGTGACCTATTACTATCTTCATCTCTGACTTCTCCAATTTTGGTATGTTTGTAGAAAAAAGACACTGATGAAGCTGCAAGTATTGGCTGCGCTCCATGAGTGCTCTGAAGCCAGCAGTTAACTTAAACCAGTGACTTGTCCTTGGAGTTTTGAGGCACCTGCATTatgtaatttttccattttgcactTTCATCTGCTCATAAAGAAATGAGCAGTGATTCCACTTACATTTCCCTGTCAATTGATGATGGTGGCAGCTGatcctgctctgcacagcaccagggTAGGAACAGCCTGCTGGAAGACCATGCTATTTGAGCTTAGCTATCATCTCCACACTGGCAGTGACCTCTGGGATTTCCTAGACCTTGATATGCTAACGCAGGTCTGCAGTGACTGCACATAGTGACAGGGTGGAGAAATGCCTCCTGACCATAGAGAAGATGAGCACAAGTAATTCACCAGGAGGCGGGGCAAGGCCACACCATGTGTAGGGAGCCACGTGAAGGCTAGAAGGGCACGTGAAGTGTTCATTTCTGAGGCAGGAAGTGACTCTGCCCTTCAGTTAGAAAGTCCATAGGGTGAAATATCTCCTGCCATTACCAGGACAACCCTAGCTGGGTCAGGAAGGGAGATCTGGAGTCCataggaaaagaagaatttcCCTTAAGATCTTTATTCAAGTCTTAAGAACTGATTACAGACCCATTTATAATGGAATACAGTCCATAGGTTAAAACAAAGAACTAATTCCAGCCATGCAGCATGTTGTATTTCTCTAATGCTCTTATAGCAAGTTTAATGATGGATTTAAAGGTTAAGAACAAAAGTACCATTACTGTCAATTTTCAGTAGGCAGGCAGACAAAATAATTCCATGGTATCATCTGTTTCTGCTGTCCTAATCCTTGTAAGTAATTAATTTCTCCATCAAAAGAGTTCTTTAGAATGAAATGTTCTTGATTATACAAACTTCCAGGACACATAACAAACATTAATTGCATAGCTCCTTTAGCTGCATGCTTTTATGAAACTGTCTTAACATCGGGAGTCTCCCTTTGCATCCTGCTGCCTTTGGATGGGAAGAGGTGAGAGAAATAACTGAAATGACAGAAAGTGAAGGCAGGTTTCCCCTGCTCTGTGGAGAACTGCAGTGAGGAAACAGGCATCAACCGTCACAGTCACAGAAAGGCACCAAACTGAACTGCTACATGCATTGCTGGCACTTGTACCACTGGTAATGCTGAAAACCTGAAAGAATTCCAGCTTTGCCGGTGGAATGATTTCGGATTTATGTCACTAACCCACAACACATTTTATTCTGTAGTACACTGTACTTGGCAATTTttatcccattttttttttccgaatgttgcaaaatgagaaaagaacaaCATGGATTCCTGCAAATGTCCTCATCTGGGCTGATGAGCAGTGACAGGTATGAGATGGGTAACTGCGCCGGTGGGTGTAACTGATTTGGCAGCAACCCTTCAAGACATTTCTCTACACTGGAGAAAAGAGGATGTAAAGAAGATTTAAGCCACAATGTTGTGCCTTTTCAAACCAGAAACACGTTAGTGGAAAAAAGTGCCCAGGCCCGGCAGACGgacagagcagaacagagcttcTGGATTCTCTCCTTGCATCTCGCTGCCTTGCACAACTGAAATCACTGAATCACTTGCATGTAGCCTCTCCTTACCATTCATCATTCAAAATTACAAATGTTAGAAAAAAGCAATGATGATCTCTGTACTTCATTAATTAGACTAACAAAGGATAAGAGAAGCCCCATGGCAGTTTGAGTCGTTGCATGTATCCCTGAacagttaaaaagaaaccaagcaCTTGTCCATGCCAAGTGGAGTAATTGGTATTTGGAAATGATTAgttgaaaaacatttataaCAGAAAATCTGTCTTGGTGCAAACAGGTATTGACAAACTATTGAATGTTAGCACTGACACATTATCTTGTCCTCGCTGAACTGAGAGGAAATGCTGAAGCAGAAACTATCTAAGGCCACACTTAggtttcttcagattttttgttttaaaataggaaatattCTAGTCCCCCAAAATACAACATAAGGGTTATCCAAAATTCTGCCTCATGtatttccatgtattttctgGACTGTGCTCAGATACAAAAGGAATCAAGCGTTACAATTCCAACGAGGATCAACAGTGAGAGGATGTCAACAGAAAGCTGCATTTGGTTAAGCTCACTGTAGGAAAATACTGTACCCTTGAAGAGTGTGTAAAAACATTTTGACTTAAGGCACCAATCTGAAAAATCAACCCAGTAATTGCAAATGATGTGTATCATTACGGGGGTAACAAAAACGATGCACCCAAATGACATTTGGTGCTGTCCAAACACTAAAGAAATATATTCTACAGCCTTGCGGTCCCAAAAGCAAAGGACCATGGATTTAGCTCACAAGAAGAGGGATCTGGGTAACAAGCACAAGCAGTGTTAGCTGCCTATTTCCAAAGCCACCCTGATTAAAGGCCTTTTTCCCCCTGATGCGGTTCATGCTCCGTGCCTGGTGAAGACATTTCACATGGACTACAAGGGCACTCCTTTCTATTTACTTGTCCTAGAGGTGCACAGATCTTACCTTCATTTTTGAAGCTCCTAATGATATTTGCGGATGGCATGGATGTCCTATCAGTGGCAAACCTGTTGTACAGCTCTAGCATGTACTCTGGTGGATCCACCTTGGCCGTTTCGTGCAGGGGAATGTCAGACAGGTTCAACGTCTTCAAGAACTCGTTTTTCATGTTCTGCAGCAGCGTGTTGAAATCAACACCATCCTGCTCGGAGAGAATCTCGTCGAAAAGAGGCACGTCTTCCTCCAAGGAAGAGTGCTCCAAGCTCAGGATGGGACTGCAAGCAGCCAGGTGAACCAAGAGACAGAGGACAGCCCACAGCTGGAGGACTACAGAATCCATGGCTTCGCTCTAGCCTCCAAGCACACTCAACAAGCTCTAGCTCTCGTGAG
This region includes:
- the BMP10 gene encoding bone morphogenetic protein 10, which encodes MDSVVLQLWAVLCLLVHLAACSPILSLEHSSLEEDVPLFDEILSEQDGVDFNTLLQNMKNEFLKTLNLSDIPLHETAKVDPPEYMLELYNRFATDRTSMPSANIIRSFKNEDLASHPVGVTGIRKYPLLFNVSIPHHEEITMAELRLYTLVERDQMLYDGLDRKVTIYEVLENDHMGVGEERRTTVALASRHIYGTSSEWESFEVTEAIRRWRRAGLTTHRLEVHIESREGEEQNGEGKLDIDINSEAKHEPLLIVFSDDQSNDKKEEKQELNEMIDHEQLLDLENLEVGNFHGQPGEEALLQMRSNIIYDSTARIRRNAKGNYCKKTPLYIDFKEIGWDSWIIAPAGYEAYECHGVCAYPLTEHVTPTKHAIVQTLVHLKNPQKASKACCVPTKLDPISILYLDAGVVTYKFKYEGMVVSECGCR